A single genomic interval of Megalobrama amblycephala isolate DHTTF-2021 linkage group LG15, ASM1881202v1, whole genome shotgun sequence harbors:
- the LOC125247390 gene encoding ankyrin repeat and SOCS box protein 15-like isoform X3 encodes MSVAVLGLERGAVKFRLGAAEVLAEQCARRVISLELYFTRKMDLSDDLEEEDELLEAAIQLSIQESCKDIASLGSVEHQKILDAIYRGDLFALQELSDYPAAFTEMDTKGWYPIHRAAVQQSVQVLEMVLYGSYRLRLDEETADGETPLILATQAGLVEIVRTLLEHGASPNRINSKNESPLLLASVNQIYPKKWTAIHEAAKVGCIDILTLLLQHGGNVSETDDHGVTPMGIAAEYAQAEALDILIHYGGDVNAQAPNGDSVLYDAAGSGNPDCIELLLQHGADPNVASLSLQLPIHRAAYKGHYLALRMLIPITTKRALRLSGQSPIHAAADGGHVRCLELLVDKGFDVNALLDTHISEIYGDMRKTALYFAVSNGDVTGTELLVNAGAKTDLDPLHCLLVAVRAGRYEIVRILLASQADVNCYFTELNDTVFPTALQYCLRDEMMMRLLLNGGYDAEKCFCCPHDATWGHSSEQPSEKIPFCDFISVSWLVQFSGRAVRVLLDYVNHVPICSKLKMVLKKHKEWAEISEMLGSPRSLQHLCRLVIRREMTPRRLGNPKFINSGPFPPGLKSYLMYKEYDLYGKIICQE; translated from the exons ATGTCTGTTGCTGTTTTGGGCCTGGAAAGGGGGGCAGTCAAGTTCAGATTGGGCGCAGCTGAAGTACTGGCAGAGCAGTGCGCGAGACGCGTGATTTCACTGGAACTCTATTTCACAAG GAAAATGGATCTATCAGATGACCttgaagaggaagatgagctTCTTGAAGCTGCAATCCAACTGAGCATTCAGGAATCATGTAAAGACATCGCCTCCCTTGGAAG TGTGGAACATCAAAAGATCTTGGATGCAATATACCGAG GAGATCTCTTTGCTCTGCAGGAGCTGTCGGATTATCCTGCTGCATTCACTGAGATGGATACCAAGGGGTGGTACCCAATTCATAGGGCTGCTGTCCAGCAGTCTGTGCAGGTGCTGGAGATGGTACTTTATG GTTCTTACAGGTTGAGGTTAGATGAGGAAACTGCAGATGGAGAGACACCATTGATTTTGGCGACTCAAGCTGGACTGGTGGAGATCGTTAGGACTCTGCTTGAGCATGGAGCTTCACCTAATAGGATCAACAGCAAAAATGAATCCCCTTTATTATTGG CATCGGTGAACCAAATCTACCCAAAAAAGTGGACGGCCATTCATGAGGCAGCCAAGGTGGGTTGTATCGACATCCTTACGCTCCTGCTGCAACATGGAGGAAACGTCTCGGAGACAGACGACCATGGAGTGACGCCCATGGGGATTGCCGCAGAGTATGCTCAAGCAGAAGCGCTGGACATCCTTATTCACTATG GTGGAGATGTAAATGCTCAGGCACCAAATGGAGATAGTGTGCTATATGACGCTGCTGGTTCTGGCAATCCTGACTGCATTGAGCTTTTACTTCAACATGGGGCTGATCCTAATGTCGCTAGTCTTTCCTTGCAACTTCCAATCCACCGTGCAGCATACAAAGGACATTATCT TGCCTTGAGAATGTTAATCCCAATAACCACCAAGAGAGCGCTCCGTCTCTCAGGCCAGAGCCCAATTCATGCAGCTGCAGATGGAGGCCATGTCCGATGTCTGGAGCTCCTGGTGGACAAAGGTTTCGATGTTAATGCTCTTCTAGACACTCATATTTCGGAGATATATGGGGATATGCGGAAGACTGCCTTGTACTTTGCGGTCTCCAATGGAGATGTGACTGGCACCGAGTTGCTGGTAAATGCTGGAGCCAAAACAGACCTGGATCCTCTGCACTGCCTTCTAGTGGCGGTAAGAGCTGGGAGGTATGAGATTGTGAGGATTCTCCTAGCCAGCCAAGCAGATGTGAACTGTTACTTCACAGAGCTCAATGACACAGTGTTTCCCACTGCCTTACAATACTGCCTGAGGGATGAGATGATGATGCGACTGCTGTTAAATGGTGGTTATGATGCAGAAAAATGCTTCTGTTGTCCTCATGATGCAACATGGGGTCACTCCTCAGAACAACCCAGTGAGAAGATTCCA TTTTGTGATTTCATCAGCGTCTCTTGGCTAGTGCAGTTCTCTGGAAGAGCTGTGCGGGTTCTCCTCGACTATGTCAATCATGTTCCCATTTGCTCCAAGCTGAAAATGGTTCTAAAGAAGCATAAAGAGTGGGCTGAAATTTCAGAAATGTTGG GGAGTCCTCGTTCACTGCAACATCTATGCAGACTAGTCATCAGGAGAGAGATGACCCCACGAAGGTTGGGCAACCCAAAATTCATAAACTCTGGTCCTTTCCCACCAGGACTAAAAAGCTACTTGATGTACAAAGAATATGATTTGTATGGAAAAATCATATGTCAGGAGTGA
- the LOC125247390 gene encoding ankyrin repeat and SOCS box protein 15-like isoform X1, with translation MSVAVLGLERGAVKFRLGAAEVLAEQCARRVISLELYFTRKMDLSDDLEEEDELLEAAIQLSIQESCKDIASLGSVEHQKILDAIYRGDLFALQELSDYPAAFTEMDTKGWYPIHRAAVQQSVQVLEMVLYGSYRLRLDEETADGETPLILATQAGLVEIVRTLLEHGASPNRINSKNESPLLLAVRTDSFEIAFTLISRGASVNQIYPKKWTAIHEAAKVGCIDILTLLLQHGGNVSETDDHGVTPMGIAAEYAQAEALDILIHYGGDVNAQAPNGDSVLYDAAGSGNPDCIELLLQHGADPNVASLSLQLPIHRAAYKGHYLALRMLIPITTKRALRLSGQSPIHAAADGGHVRCLELLVDKGFDVNALLDTHISEIYGDMRKTALYFAVSNGDVTGTELLVNAGAKTDLDPLHCLLVAVRAGRYEIVRILLASQADVNCYFTELNDTVFPTALQYCLRDEMMMRLLLNGGYDAEKCFCCPHDATWGHSSEQPSEKIPFCDFISVSWLVQFSGRAVRVLLDYVNHVPICSKLKMVLKKHKEWAEISEMLGSPRSLQHLCRLVIRREMTPRRLGNPKFINSGPFPPGLKSYLMYKEYDLYGKIICQE, from the exons ATGTCTGTTGCTGTTTTGGGCCTGGAAAGGGGGGCAGTCAAGTTCAGATTGGGCGCAGCTGAAGTACTGGCAGAGCAGTGCGCGAGACGCGTGATTTCACTGGAACTCTATTTCACAAG GAAAATGGATCTATCAGATGACCttgaagaggaagatgagctTCTTGAAGCTGCAATCCAACTGAGCATTCAGGAATCATGTAAAGACATCGCCTCCCTTGGAAG TGTGGAACATCAAAAGATCTTGGATGCAATATACCGAG GAGATCTCTTTGCTCTGCAGGAGCTGTCGGATTATCCTGCTGCATTCACTGAGATGGATACCAAGGGGTGGTACCCAATTCATAGGGCTGCTGTCCAGCAGTCTGTGCAGGTGCTGGAGATGGTACTTTATG GTTCTTACAGGTTGAGGTTAGATGAGGAAACTGCAGATGGAGAGACACCATTGATTTTGGCGACTCAAGCTGGACTGGTGGAGATCGTTAGGACTCTGCTTGAGCATGGAGCTTCACCTAATAGGATCAACAGCAAAAATGAATCCCCTTTATTATTGG CGGTAAGAACAGATTCATTTGAAATCGCCTTTACACTTATATCACGAGGAGCATCGGTGAACCAAATCTACCCAAAAAAGTGGACGGCCATTCATGAGGCAGCCAAGGTGGGTTGTATCGACATCCTTACGCTCCTGCTGCAACATGGAGGAAACGTCTCGGAGACAGACGACCATGGAGTGACGCCCATGGGGATTGCCGCAGAGTATGCTCAAGCAGAAGCGCTGGACATCCTTATTCACTATG GTGGAGATGTAAATGCTCAGGCACCAAATGGAGATAGTGTGCTATATGACGCTGCTGGTTCTGGCAATCCTGACTGCATTGAGCTTTTACTTCAACATGGGGCTGATCCTAATGTCGCTAGTCTTTCCTTGCAACTTCCAATCCACCGTGCAGCATACAAAGGACATTATCT TGCCTTGAGAATGTTAATCCCAATAACCACCAAGAGAGCGCTCCGTCTCTCAGGCCAGAGCCCAATTCATGCAGCTGCAGATGGAGGCCATGTCCGATGTCTGGAGCTCCTGGTGGACAAAGGTTTCGATGTTAATGCTCTTCTAGACACTCATATTTCGGAGATATATGGGGATATGCGGAAGACTGCCTTGTACTTTGCGGTCTCCAATGGAGATGTGACTGGCACCGAGTTGCTGGTAAATGCTGGAGCCAAAACAGACCTGGATCCTCTGCACTGCCTTCTAGTGGCGGTAAGAGCTGGGAGGTATGAGATTGTGAGGATTCTCCTAGCCAGCCAAGCAGATGTGAACTGTTACTTCACAGAGCTCAATGACACAGTGTTTCCCACTGCCTTACAATACTGCCTGAGGGATGAGATGATGATGCGACTGCTGTTAAATGGTGGTTATGATGCAGAAAAATGCTTCTGTTGTCCTCATGATGCAACATGGGGTCACTCCTCAGAACAACCCAGTGAGAAGATTCCA TTTTGTGATTTCATCAGCGTCTCTTGGCTAGTGCAGTTCTCTGGAAGAGCTGTGCGGGTTCTCCTCGACTATGTCAATCATGTTCCCATTTGCTCCAAGCTGAAAATGGTTCTAAAGAAGCATAAAGAGTGGGCTGAAATTTCAGAAATGTTGG GGAGTCCTCGTTCACTGCAACATCTATGCAGACTAGTCATCAGGAGAGAGATGACCCCACGAAGGTTGGGCAACCCAAAATTCATAAACTCTGGTCCTTTCCCACCAGGACTAAAAAGCTACTTGATGTACAAAGAATATGATTTGTATGGAAAAATCATATGTCAGGAGTGA
- the LOC125247390 gene encoding ankyrin repeat and SOCS box protein 15-like isoform X2, whose product MSVAVLGLERGAVKFRLGAAEVLAEQCARRVISLELYFTRKMDLSDDLEEEDELLEAAIQLSIQESCKDIASLGSVEHQKILDAIYRGDLFALQELSDYPAAFTEMDTKGWYPIHRAAVQQSVQVLEMVLYGSYRLRLDEETADGETPLILATQAGLVEIVRTLLEHGASPNRINSKNESPLLLGASVNQIYPKKWTAIHEAAKVGCIDILTLLLQHGGNVSETDDHGVTPMGIAAEYAQAEALDILIHYGGDVNAQAPNGDSVLYDAAGSGNPDCIELLLQHGADPNVASLSLQLPIHRAAYKGHYLALRMLIPITTKRALRLSGQSPIHAAADGGHVRCLELLVDKGFDVNALLDTHISEIYGDMRKTALYFAVSNGDVTGTELLVNAGAKTDLDPLHCLLVAVRAGRYEIVRILLASQADVNCYFTELNDTVFPTALQYCLRDEMMMRLLLNGGYDAEKCFCCPHDATWGHSSEQPSEKIPFCDFISVSWLVQFSGRAVRVLLDYVNHVPICSKLKMVLKKHKEWAEISEMLGSPRSLQHLCRLVIRREMTPRRLGNPKFINSGPFPPGLKSYLMYKEYDLYGKIICQE is encoded by the exons ATGTCTGTTGCTGTTTTGGGCCTGGAAAGGGGGGCAGTCAAGTTCAGATTGGGCGCAGCTGAAGTACTGGCAGAGCAGTGCGCGAGACGCGTGATTTCACTGGAACTCTATTTCACAAG GAAAATGGATCTATCAGATGACCttgaagaggaagatgagctTCTTGAAGCTGCAATCCAACTGAGCATTCAGGAATCATGTAAAGACATCGCCTCCCTTGGAAG TGTGGAACATCAAAAGATCTTGGATGCAATATACCGAG GAGATCTCTTTGCTCTGCAGGAGCTGTCGGATTATCCTGCTGCATTCACTGAGATGGATACCAAGGGGTGGTACCCAATTCATAGGGCTGCTGTCCAGCAGTCTGTGCAGGTGCTGGAGATGGTACTTTATG GTTCTTACAGGTTGAGGTTAGATGAGGAAACTGCAGATGGAGAGACACCATTGATTTTGGCGACTCAAGCTGGACTGGTGGAGATCGTTAGGACTCTGCTTGAGCATGGAGCTTCACCTAATAGGATCAACAGCAAAAATGAATCCCCTTTATTATTGG GAGCATCGGTGAACCAAATCTACCCAAAAAAGTGGACGGCCATTCATGAGGCAGCCAAGGTGGGTTGTATCGACATCCTTACGCTCCTGCTGCAACATGGAGGAAACGTCTCGGAGACAGACGACCATGGAGTGACGCCCATGGGGATTGCCGCAGAGTATGCTCAAGCAGAAGCGCTGGACATCCTTATTCACTATG GTGGAGATGTAAATGCTCAGGCACCAAATGGAGATAGTGTGCTATATGACGCTGCTGGTTCTGGCAATCCTGACTGCATTGAGCTTTTACTTCAACATGGGGCTGATCCTAATGTCGCTAGTCTTTCCTTGCAACTTCCAATCCACCGTGCAGCATACAAAGGACATTATCT TGCCTTGAGAATGTTAATCCCAATAACCACCAAGAGAGCGCTCCGTCTCTCAGGCCAGAGCCCAATTCATGCAGCTGCAGATGGAGGCCATGTCCGATGTCTGGAGCTCCTGGTGGACAAAGGTTTCGATGTTAATGCTCTTCTAGACACTCATATTTCGGAGATATATGGGGATATGCGGAAGACTGCCTTGTACTTTGCGGTCTCCAATGGAGATGTGACTGGCACCGAGTTGCTGGTAAATGCTGGAGCCAAAACAGACCTGGATCCTCTGCACTGCCTTCTAGTGGCGGTAAGAGCTGGGAGGTATGAGATTGTGAGGATTCTCCTAGCCAGCCAAGCAGATGTGAACTGTTACTTCACAGAGCTCAATGACACAGTGTTTCCCACTGCCTTACAATACTGCCTGAGGGATGAGATGATGATGCGACTGCTGTTAAATGGTGGTTATGATGCAGAAAAATGCTTCTGTTGTCCTCATGATGCAACATGGGGTCACTCCTCAGAACAACCCAGTGAGAAGATTCCA TTTTGTGATTTCATCAGCGTCTCTTGGCTAGTGCAGTTCTCTGGAAGAGCTGTGCGGGTTCTCCTCGACTATGTCAATCATGTTCCCATTTGCTCCAAGCTGAAAATGGTTCTAAAGAAGCATAAAGAGTGGGCTGAAATTTCAGAAATGTTGG GGAGTCCTCGTTCACTGCAACATCTATGCAGACTAGTCATCAGGAGAGAGATGACCCCACGAAGGTTGGGCAACCCAAAATTCATAAACTCTGGTCCTTTCCCACCAGGACTAAAAAGCTACTTGATGTACAAAGAATATGATTTGTATGGAAAAATCATATGTCAGGAGTGA
- the LOC125247390 gene encoding ankyrin repeat and SOCS box protein 15-like isoform X5, which yields MKMDLSDDLEEEDELLEAAIQLSIQESCKDIASLGSVEHQKILDAIYRGDLFALQELSDYPAAFTEMDTKGWYPIHRAAVQQSVQVLEMVLYGSYRLRLDEETADGETPLILATQAGLVEIVRTLLEHGASPNRINSKNESPLLLAVRTDSFEIAFTLISRGASVNQIYPKKWTAIHEAAKVGCIDILTLLLQHGGNVSETDDHGVTPMGIAAEYAQAEALDILIHYGGDVNAQAPNGDSVLYDAAGSGNPDCIELLLQHGADPNVASLSLQLPIHRAAYKGHYLALRMLIPITTKRALRLSGQSPIHAAADGGHVRCLELLVDKGFDVNALLDTHISEIYGDMRKTALYFAVSNGDVTGTELLVNAGAKTDLDPLHCLLVAVRAGRYEIVRILLASQADVNCYFTELNDTVFPTALQYCLRDEMMMRLLLNGGYDAEKCFCCPHDATWGHSSEQPSEKIPFCDFISVSWLVQFSGRAVRVLLDYVNHVPICSKLKMVLKKHKEWAEISEMLGSPRSLQHLCRLVIRREMTPRRLGNPKFINSGPFPPGLKSYLMYKEYDLYGKIICQE from the exons at GAAAATGGATCTATCAGATGACCttgaagaggaagatgagctTCTTGAAGCTGCAATCCAACTGAGCATTCAGGAATCATGTAAAGACATCGCCTCCCTTGGAAG TGTGGAACATCAAAAGATCTTGGATGCAATATACCGAG GAGATCTCTTTGCTCTGCAGGAGCTGTCGGATTATCCTGCTGCATTCACTGAGATGGATACCAAGGGGTGGTACCCAATTCATAGGGCTGCTGTCCAGCAGTCTGTGCAGGTGCTGGAGATGGTACTTTATG GTTCTTACAGGTTGAGGTTAGATGAGGAAACTGCAGATGGAGAGACACCATTGATTTTGGCGACTCAAGCTGGACTGGTGGAGATCGTTAGGACTCTGCTTGAGCATGGAGCTTCACCTAATAGGATCAACAGCAAAAATGAATCCCCTTTATTATTGG CGGTAAGAACAGATTCATTTGAAATCGCCTTTACACTTATATCACGAGGAGCATCGGTGAACCAAATCTACCCAAAAAAGTGGACGGCCATTCATGAGGCAGCCAAGGTGGGTTGTATCGACATCCTTACGCTCCTGCTGCAACATGGAGGAAACGTCTCGGAGACAGACGACCATGGAGTGACGCCCATGGGGATTGCCGCAGAGTATGCTCAAGCAGAAGCGCTGGACATCCTTATTCACTATG GTGGAGATGTAAATGCTCAGGCACCAAATGGAGATAGTGTGCTATATGACGCTGCTGGTTCTGGCAATCCTGACTGCATTGAGCTTTTACTTCAACATGGGGCTGATCCTAATGTCGCTAGTCTTTCCTTGCAACTTCCAATCCACCGTGCAGCATACAAAGGACATTATCT TGCCTTGAGAATGTTAATCCCAATAACCACCAAGAGAGCGCTCCGTCTCTCAGGCCAGAGCCCAATTCATGCAGCTGCAGATGGAGGCCATGTCCGATGTCTGGAGCTCCTGGTGGACAAAGGTTTCGATGTTAATGCTCTTCTAGACACTCATATTTCGGAGATATATGGGGATATGCGGAAGACTGCCTTGTACTTTGCGGTCTCCAATGGAGATGTGACTGGCACCGAGTTGCTGGTAAATGCTGGAGCCAAAACAGACCTGGATCCTCTGCACTGCCTTCTAGTGGCGGTAAGAGCTGGGAGGTATGAGATTGTGAGGATTCTCCTAGCCAGCCAAGCAGATGTGAACTGTTACTTCACAGAGCTCAATGACACAGTGTTTCCCACTGCCTTACAATACTGCCTGAGGGATGAGATGATGATGCGACTGCTGTTAAATGGTGGTTATGATGCAGAAAAATGCTTCTGTTGTCCTCATGATGCAACATGGGGTCACTCCTCAGAACAACCCAGTGAGAAGATTCCA TTTTGTGATTTCATCAGCGTCTCTTGGCTAGTGCAGTTCTCTGGAAGAGCTGTGCGGGTTCTCCTCGACTATGTCAATCATGTTCCCATTTGCTCCAAGCTGAAAATGGTTCTAAAGAAGCATAAAGAGTGGGCTGAAATTTCAGAAATGTTGG GGAGTCCTCGTTCACTGCAACATCTATGCAGACTAGTCATCAGGAGAGAGATGACCCCACGAAGGTTGGGCAACCCAAAATTCATAAACTCTGGTCCTTTCCCACCAGGACTAAAAAGCTACTTGATGTACAAAGAATATGATTTGTATGGAAAAATCATATGTCAGGAGTGA
- the LOC125247390 gene encoding ankyrin repeat and SOCS box protein 15-like isoform X4, which translates to MAKVSYESILRTSFWKMDLSDDLEEEDELLEAAIQLSIQESCKDIASLGSVEHQKILDAIYRGDLFALQELSDYPAAFTEMDTKGWYPIHRAAVQQSVQVLEMVLYGSYRLRLDEETADGETPLILATQAGLVEIVRTLLEHGASPNRINSKNESPLLLAVRTDSFEIAFTLISRGASVNQIYPKKWTAIHEAAKVGCIDILTLLLQHGGNVSETDDHGVTPMGIAAEYAQAEALDILIHYGGDVNAQAPNGDSVLYDAAGSGNPDCIELLLQHGADPNVASLSLQLPIHRAAYKGHYLALRMLIPITTKRALRLSGQSPIHAAADGGHVRCLELLVDKGFDVNALLDTHISEIYGDMRKTALYFAVSNGDVTGTELLVNAGAKTDLDPLHCLLVAVRAGRYEIVRILLASQADVNCYFTELNDTVFPTALQYCLRDEMMMRLLLNGGYDAEKCFCCPHDATWGHSSEQPSEKIPFCDFISVSWLVQFSGRAVRVLLDYVNHVPICSKLKMVLKKHKEWAEISEMLGSPRSLQHLCRLVIRREMTPRRLGNPKFINSGPFPPGLKSYLMYKEYDLYGKIICQE; encoded by the exons ATGGCTAAAGTGTCATATGAGAGTATTCTGAGAACTTCTTTTTG GAAAATGGATCTATCAGATGACCttgaagaggaagatgagctTCTTGAAGCTGCAATCCAACTGAGCATTCAGGAATCATGTAAAGACATCGCCTCCCTTGGAAG TGTGGAACATCAAAAGATCTTGGATGCAATATACCGAG GAGATCTCTTTGCTCTGCAGGAGCTGTCGGATTATCCTGCTGCATTCACTGAGATGGATACCAAGGGGTGGTACCCAATTCATAGGGCTGCTGTCCAGCAGTCTGTGCAGGTGCTGGAGATGGTACTTTATG GTTCTTACAGGTTGAGGTTAGATGAGGAAACTGCAGATGGAGAGACACCATTGATTTTGGCGACTCAAGCTGGACTGGTGGAGATCGTTAGGACTCTGCTTGAGCATGGAGCTTCACCTAATAGGATCAACAGCAAAAATGAATCCCCTTTATTATTGG CGGTAAGAACAGATTCATTTGAAATCGCCTTTACACTTATATCACGAGGAGCATCGGTGAACCAAATCTACCCAAAAAAGTGGACGGCCATTCATGAGGCAGCCAAGGTGGGTTGTATCGACATCCTTACGCTCCTGCTGCAACATGGAGGAAACGTCTCGGAGACAGACGACCATGGAGTGACGCCCATGGGGATTGCCGCAGAGTATGCTCAAGCAGAAGCGCTGGACATCCTTATTCACTATG GTGGAGATGTAAATGCTCAGGCACCAAATGGAGATAGTGTGCTATATGACGCTGCTGGTTCTGGCAATCCTGACTGCATTGAGCTTTTACTTCAACATGGGGCTGATCCTAATGTCGCTAGTCTTTCCTTGCAACTTCCAATCCACCGTGCAGCATACAAAGGACATTATCT TGCCTTGAGAATGTTAATCCCAATAACCACCAAGAGAGCGCTCCGTCTCTCAGGCCAGAGCCCAATTCATGCAGCTGCAGATGGAGGCCATGTCCGATGTCTGGAGCTCCTGGTGGACAAAGGTTTCGATGTTAATGCTCTTCTAGACACTCATATTTCGGAGATATATGGGGATATGCGGAAGACTGCCTTGTACTTTGCGGTCTCCAATGGAGATGTGACTGGCACCGAGTTGCTGGTAAATGCTGGAGCCAAAACAGACCTGGATCCTCTGCACTGCCTTCTAGTGGCGGTAAGAGCTGGGAGGTATGAGATTGTGAGGATTCTCCTAGCCAGCCAAGCAGATGTGAACTGTTACTTCACAGAGCTCAATGACACAGTGTTTCCCACTGCCTTACAATACTGCCTGAGGGATGAGATGATGATGCGACTGCTGTTAAATGGTGGTTATGATGCAGAAAAATGCTTCTGTTGTCCTCATGATGCAACATGGGGTCACTCCTCAGAACAACCCAGTGAGAAGATTCCA TTTTGTGATTTCATCAGCGTCTCTTGGCTAGTGCAGTTCTCTGGAAGAGCTGTGCGGGTTCTCCTCGACTATGTCAATCATGTTCCCATTTGCTCCAAGCTGAAAATGGTTCTAAAGAAGCATAAAGAGTGGGCTGAAATTTCAGAAATGTTGG GGAGTCCTCGTTCACTGCAACATCTATGCAGACTAGTCATCAGGAGAGAGATGACCCCACGAAGGTTGGGCAACCCAAAATTCATAAACTCTGGTCCTTTCCCACCAGGACTAAAAAGCTACTTGATGTACAAAGAATATGATTTGTATGGAAAAATCATATGTCAGGAGTGA
- the LOC125247390 gene encoding ankyrin repeat and SOCS box protein 15-like isoform X6 encodes MQYTEELSDYPAAFTEMDTKGWYPIHRAAVQQSVQVLEMVLYGSYRLRLDEETADGETPLILATQAGLVEIVRTLLEHGASPNRINSKNESPLLLAVRTDSFEIAFTLISRGASVNQIYPKKWTAIHEAAKVGCIDILTLLLQHGGNVSETDDHGVTPMGIAAEYAQAEALDILIHYGGDVNAQAPNGDSVLYDAAGSGNPDCIELLLQHGADPNVASLSLQLPIHRAAYKGHYLALRMLIPITTKRALRLSGQSPIHAAADGGHVRCLELLVDKGFDVNALLDTHISEIYGDMRKTALYFAVSNGDVTGTELLVNAGAKTDLDPLHCLLVAVRAGRYEIVRILLASQADVNCYFTELNDTVFPTALQYCLRDEMMMRLLLNGGYDAEKCFCCPHDATWGHSSEQPSEKIPFCDFISVSWLVQFSGRAVRVLLDYVNHVPICSKLKMVLKKHKEWAEISEMLGSPRSLQHLCRLVIRREMTPRRLGNPKFINSGPFPPGLKSYLMYKEYDLYGKIICQE; translated from the exons ATGCAATATACCGAG GAGCTGTCGGATTATCCTGCTGCATTCACTGAGATGGATACCAAGGGGTGGTACCCAATTCATAGGGCTGCTGTCCAGCAGTCTGTGCAGGTGCTGGAGATGGTACTTTATG GTTCTTACAGGTTGAGGTTAGATGAGGAAACTGCAGATGGAGAGACACCATTGATTTTGGCGACTCAAGCTGGACTGGTGGAGATCGTTAGGACTCTGCTTGAGCATGGAGCTTCACCTAATAGGATCAACAGCAAAAATGAATCCCCTTTATTATTGG CGGTAAGAACAGATTCATTTGAAATCGCCTTTACACTTATATCACGAGGAGCATCGGTGAACCAAATCTACCCAAAAAAGTGGACGGCCATTCATGAGGCAGCCAAGGTGGGTTGTATCGACATCCTTACGCTCCTGCTGCAACATGGAGGAAACGTCTCGGAGACAGACGACCATGGAGTGACGCCCATGGGGATTGCCGCAGAGTATGCTCAAGCAGAAGCGCTGGACATCCTTATTCACTATG GTGGAGATGTAAATGCTCAGGCACCAAATGGAGATAGTGTGCTATATGACGCTGCTGGTTCTGGCAATCCTGACTGCATTGAGCTTTTACTTCAACATGGGGCTGATCCTAATGTCGCTAGTCTTTCCTTGCAACTTCCAATCCACCGTGCAGCATACAAAGGACATTATCT TGCCTTGAGAATGTTAATCCCAATAACCACCAAGAGAGCGCTCCGTCTCTCAGGCCAGAGCCCAATTCATGCAGCTGCAGATGGAGGCCATGTCCGATGTCTGGAGCTCCTGGTGGACAAAGGTTTCGATGTTAATGCTCTTCTAGACACTCATATTTCGGAGATATATGGGGATATGCGGAAGACTGCCTTGTACTTTGCGGTCTCCAATGGAGATGTGACTGGCACCGAGTTGCTGGTAAATGCTGGAGCCAAAACAGACCTGGATCCTCTGCACTGCCTTCTAGTGGCGGTAAGAGCTGGGAGGTATGAGATTGTGAGGATTCTCCTAGCCAGCCAAGCAGATGTGAACTGTTACTTCACAGAGCTCAATGACACAGTGTTTCCCACTGCCTTACAATACTGCCTGAGGGATGAGATGATGATGCGACTGCTGTTAAATGGTGGTTATGATGCAGAAAAATGCTTCTGTTGTCCTCATGATGCAACATGGGGTCACTCCTCAGAACAACCCAGTGAGAAGATTCCA TTTTGTGATTTCATCAGCGTCTCTTGGCTAGTGCAGTTCTCTGGAAGAGCTGTGCGGGTTCTCCTCGACTATGTCAATCATGTTCCCATTTGCTCCAAGCTGAAAATGGTTCTAAAGAAGCATAAAGAGTGGGCTGAAATTTCAGAAATGTTGG GGAGTCCTCGTTCACTGCAACATCTATGCAGACTAGTCATCAGGAGAGAGATGACCCCACGAAGGTTGGGCAACCCAAAATTCATAAACTCTGGTCCTTTCCCACCAGGACTAAAAAGCTACTTGATGTACAAAGAATATGATTTGTATGGAAAAATCATATGTCAGGAGTGA